CGGGGGCGGCCTGCTCGCCGCCCTCCTCGCCACGACCTGCGTGCTGACGGCGCTGACGCCCGGCACGAACTCGGCCTACGTCGCACGGATCACCAACTCGGTCGACACTGCGGCGACAGCACCGTACTTCACCTGCGCGGCGGCCTACGCGGCCGACAAGTCGAACGCACTGTTCCAGTACCCGTTGACTGAGGCGACGGGTGCGACGACGGCGCTCGACGTGTCGGGCCGGACGGCGAACGGAAACTACCAGGGGTCGATGACGAGAAGCACCACCACCCCCATCTCCTGCTCGCGCGACACGAACAGCGCCTATGTGCTGAACGGCACCACAAGCTACCTCTCGACGCCCACCCAGGTCACGACGCCGGCGACGTTCACCCTTGAGACGTGGTTCAAGACCACCGTCGGAGGAGGCAAACTCGTCGGCTTCGAGGCCAACCAGACCGGCACATCCAGCGTCTACGACCGGCACGTCTACCTGAACCCCACGGGCCAGCTCATCTTCGGCACCTACAACAACGGACTCCAGACCATCACGAGCCCGCTCGACTACGACGACAACCTGTGGCACCACGTCATCGCCACATTCTCGGCGTCGACCGGCATGAACCTGTGGGTCGACGGTAAGAACGTCGCGGCCAACGCGACCTATACGACGGCAGAGGCGCACGCTGGCTGGTGGCGTTTCGGCGGCGGCAACCTCAGCGGTTGGCCCACCCCGGGCGCGACCGGTTTCTTCACGGGGTCGATGCGGTACGCGGCGGTCTACACAGTGGTGCTGAGCCCGGCGACGATTTCGAACCACTACGCCGCAGGGCGGTAGGGGGCGCGTTCCGCTCGCAGTGTGGATGCGCCGACAACGACAGTCTCAGACAGTTCCCGGTTCCTCGTCGCGATTCGGGTTCTGAATGCCGATGAGGGAGACGATACCTCCGGCGCCGAAGAGGAGTGCGGCGACGAACGAGACCCGGTGGAAGCCCGCGAGATCAAGCACGGCGCTGCCGGCAATGAGGCTGGCAAGGGCGACAGCGATGAGCCCCGCGACGCGCGAGACCGCGTTGTTGGTCGCCGAAGCGATCCCCGATCGTGAGGGGTCGATGGCGCCGAGGATGGCGGAGGTCAAGGGTGCAACCGTGACAGCCATGCCGAGACCGAAGACCACGATTGCTGGGAGAACCTGGCTGAGATAGTTCGCGCTTTCATCGAAGCGCAGCATCAACAGGAATCCGGCGGCCGCGAGCAGAGGCCCGACGGTCATGAACAGCCGCGGTCCGAATCGGCTCGAGAGCCTCCCGAAAAGTGTCGACAACCCGATGAGAAGCAGGCTCGTCGGGATCATCGCGAACCCTGCCTCCGTCGCGCTGTACCCGGCAACCTGCTGGAGGAAGACGGCGATGCTGAAGAATCCGAGAGAGAGCGCCCCGTAGATGAGGAAGGTCGCAAGGTTCCCTACGGAGAAGTTCCGTGAGCGGAAGAGTTCCAACGGCAACATCGGTTGCGCGGCCCTCCGCTCGTGAAAGAGGAAGCCGCCGAGCGCGACCAGACCGATGACAAGGGGCACGAACACTATCGGAGAGCTCCAGCCGAAGTTCGCCTGTTCGATCAGCGCGAACACCGGCAGTCCCAGGGCGACGACGCCCAGTGCCGCCCCTCGCACGTCGACCTTCACGCCGGGCCGGCGGTGGTGGTCGGGCTCGAGCTTGGCGAGCAGAATGACGGTTATGGCGATCGGGAGCACGTTGATGCCGAACACGAAACGCCACGAGAGCTGGTCCACAAGGACCCCGCCGAGAATCGGGCCAGCAATGTTGGCGACGCTTGTGAACGCGGTCCAGGTGCCGATCGCGCGACCCTGTGATGCGCCGGAGAAGCTCGCAAGGATGATGGCCAGCGATGACGGAACAAGTAGGGCGCCGGCGATGCCCTGAAGAGCCCGCGACACGATCAGGAATTCGATCGTCGGCGCGAATGCGCACAACAGCGAAGTGACGCCGAAGCCGAGCAGGCCGGCCCGGAGGATCTTCTTGTGGCCGAAGACGTCCGACAGGGAGCCGGCGAGCAGGATGACAGAGCCGAGCGTGATGAGATAGGCGTCGACCACCCATTGCTGGGACGACAGTTCCCCGCCGAGCTCACGGCTGATCGCGGGGAGTGCCACGTTGATGACGGTCGCGTCGAGAAACGAGACGAACGCCGACAGAATTGCCACAGCGAGAACGAATCGCTGCGCGGTGGTCATCTTCTCGGCCATGAGGCAAGTCAAGTGCATGCGGCATGGCCTGCGCGACGCCTCACGCCTCCGCCGCCCGGAAAACCCCTTCCGTATTCGGAACTCGAATACCGGCATCGGAAGTTTGCATCCCGACGGGATACGATCTTTGTTCGGCGTGGTGGTGGAAAGGCGTTTCTCATGGGACGAGTCTCGAAGGCCGAGCAGGAGCGCCACCGGGAGGAGATCCTCGACGCGGCGGCTCGGCAGGTCAAAGAGCTCGGCCTCGACGGGGTGACCATTCCGGGTGTGATGTCTGCGGTTGGACTCACACGGGGGGGCTTCTACGGACACTTCTCGTCGAAAGCCGACCTTGAAGCGCGCGCTGTGGAACGAGCTTTCGACGTGCAGTCGCGCACCTTCGCCACGGTCGCTCGACATCACCCGGGCGATCACGACGCGGCCCTCGGCGAGATCGTCGATTTCTATCTCTCCGACGTCCATCGTCGCCAGCTCGACCGCAGTTGCCCGATCGCGGCACTCAGCGCCGACGTGGCTCGGGAGCCCGATGATTCTCCTGCGCGCACTGCCTACGCGGCCGGGCTGACCGAGAATCTGAGTCATCTGACCGGTCTTGCCGAGCCGGAAGGTGTGGTCCCGTCGCCGAGTCAGCGGGCGGACACTCTCGTGACGATGGCCACCGCAGTCGGCGCGATAATCATCGCGCGGGCTGCGGATGGCCATCCCATTGCGGATGAGATTCTCGCCGCGGTGAAGGTGGCGTTACGGTGAGTCGGTTACCGGCTGTAGTGAAGTGCTGCGTCGATGATGACCCCGGTGACCTGGAGGGGCTTCGCGATCATTGCGAGGTGAGGTGAATTCGCCTCCGTGACCTTT
Above is a genomic segment from Subtercola boreus containing:
- a CDS encoding LamG domain-containing protein, which gives rise to MTRHSGIPGAHAAPSSRSFGRRGWRGIVGGGLLAALLATTCVLTALTPGTNSAYVARITNSVDTAATAPYFTCAAAYAADKSNALFQYPLTEATGATTALDVSGRTANGNYQGSMTRSTTTPISCSRDTNSAYVLNGTTSYLSTPTQVTTPATFTLETWFKTTVGGGKLVGFEANQTGTSSVYDRHVYLNPTGQLIFGTYNNGLQTITSPLDYDDNLWHHVIATFSASTGMNLWVDGKNVAANATYTTAEAHAGWWRFGGGNLSGWPTPGATGFFTGSMRYAAVYTVVLSPATISNHYAAGR
- a CDS encoding DHA2 family efflux MFS transporter permease subunit, whose translation is MAEKMTTAQRFVLAVAILSAFVSFLDATVINVALPAISRELGGELSSQQWVVDAYLITLGSVILLAGSLSDVFGHKKILRAGLLGFGVTSLLCAFAPTIEFLIVSRALQGIAGALLVPSSLAIILASFSGASQGRAIGTWTAFTSVANIAGPILGGVLVDQLSWRFVFGINVLPIAITVILLAKLEPDHHRRPGVKVDVRGAALGVVALGLPVFALIEQANFGWSSPIVFVPLVIGLVALGGFLFHERRAAQPMLPLELFRSRNFSVGNLATFLIYGALSLGFFSIAVFLQQVAGYSATEAGFAMIPTSLLLIGLSTLFGRLSSRFGPRLFMTVGPLLAAAGFLLMLRFDESANYLSQVLPAIVVFGLGMAVTVAPLTSAILGAIDPSRSGIASATNNAVSRVAGLIAVALASLIAGSAVLDLAGFHRVSFVAALLFGAGGIVSLIGIQNPNRDEEPGTV
- a CDS encoding TetR/AcrR family transcriptional regulator, with the translated sequence MGRVSKAEQERHREEILDAAARQVKELGLDGVTIPGVMSAVGLTRGGFYGHFSSKADLEARAVERAFDVQSRTFATVARHHPGDHDAALGEIVDFYLSDVHRRQLDRSCPIAALSADVAREPDDSPARTAYAAGLTENLSHLTGLAEPEGVVPSPSQRADTLVTMATAVGAIIIARAADGHPIADEILAAVKVALR